A portion of the Rhodococcus pseudokoreensis genome contains these proteins:
- a CDS encoding IS256 family transposase, which yields MTETLDPMAATEVDQKQLAEQLLAQAKEQGVDLMGPDGLLNQLTKNVLETALDAEMTEHLGYEKHDAAGRGSGNSRNGTRTKTVLTEIGPVEIDVPRDTDSSFAPQIVKKRQRRLTGIDEIVLSLTAKGLTTGEVSAHFQDIYGATVSKDTISRITDKVVGEMTDWQNRPLDRVYPVIFIDAIHVKVRDGQVTNRPMYVAIGVTVNGERDILGVWAGDGGEGAKFWLSVLTEIKNRGVADVCIVVCDGLKGLPDAINTVWELAVVQTCIIHLIRNTFRFAARQYWDEMARDLRPVYTAPSESAAKERFDEFAGKWGARYPAIVRMWGNAWTEFVPFLDYDVEIRRVICSTNAIESVNARYRRAIRARGHFPTEQAALKCLYLATRALDPTGKGKARWVMRWKPALNAFAITFEGRITPNGD from the coding sequence ATGACCGAAACACTGGATCCCATGGCAGCGACCGAAGTGGATCAGAAGCAGTTGGCCGAGCAACTCCTGGCCCAGGCCAAGGAGCAGGGGGTGGATTTGATGGGCCCGGACGGGCTATTGAATCAGCTCACCAAGAACGTCCTCGAAACCGCGCTGGACGCGGAGATGACCGAGCACCTTGGCTACGAGAAACACGACGCCGCCGGCCGCGGGAGCGGGAACTCACGCAACGGCACCCGGACGAAGACGGTGCTGACCGAGATCGGACCTGTGGAAATCGATGTCCCGAGGGATACTGATTCCTCGTTCGCGCCGCAGATCGTCAAGAAGCGTCAACGTCGGCTGACCGGTATCGATGAGATCGTATTATCCTTGACAGCAAAGGGTTTAACTACCGGTGAGGTCTCTGCCCACTTCCAGGATATTTACGGAGCGACGGTGTCGAAGGACACCATCTCGCGCATCACCGACAAGGTCGTCGGCGAGATGACCGACTGGCAGAACCGTCCGTTGGACCGGGTGTACCCCGTGATCTTCATCGATGCGATTCACGTGAAAGTGCGGGATGGGCAGGTCACGAACCGGCCGATGTACGTCGCGATCGGGGTCACCGTCAACGGCGAACGCGACATTCTGGGTGTGTGGGCCGGCGACGGTGGTGAGGGTGCGAAGTTCTGGCTCTCAGTGCTCACGGAGATCAAGAACCGCGGTGTCGCCGACGTCTGCATCGTGGTGTGTGACGGGTTGAAGGGATTGCCCGATGCCATCAACACGGTGTGGGAACTCGCAGTGGTGCAGACCTGCATTATTCATCTGATACGCAACACCTTTCGGTTCGCTGCCCGGCAGTACTGGGATGAGATGGCGCGTGATCTCAGACCGGTCTACACGGCACCGTCCGAGTCGGCGGCCAAGGAACGATTCGATGAATTCGCCGGGAAGTGGGGCGCGCGGTATCCGGCGATCGTACGGATGTGGGGAAACGCGTGGACAGAGTTCGTGCCGTTCCTGGACTATGACGTCGAGATCAGACGAGTCATCTGCTCGACAAACGCAATCGAGTCCGTCAACGCCCGTTACAGGCGCGCGATAAGGGCCCGTGGACACTTCCCGACCGAGCAAGCAGCCCTGAAATGTCTGTATCTCGCCACACGGGCTCTGGACCCCACCGGGAAGGGTAAGGCACGATGGGTGATGAGGTGGAAGCCAGCGCTCAACGCGTTCGCAATCACCTTCGAAGGCCGCATCACCCCGAACGGTGACTAA
- a CDS encoding phage portal protein, which translates to MTVALRTTLSSDERDMIGKLNAKLHKLQPRDRLNEAYFEGEQRLKQIGIAVPPELRVFELVVNWNRMYVGEIARRQKIKSIMVPGGKKKRSKALQEGFDANNLSSEIGLLNTETMIFGRCFGTVGTNDEDAGHPRIAIESPTQMSCLIDRGRRRMDAAFRQYRTEEGQRVGTLLLPDRTIQVVAGRGGWEIDEVGDDTGVDDHGLGRVPVVLFLNRRRLSKWTGTSEMADLIPLVDAAARALTNLQVALETHSVPQKWVLGLSKGDFVDKNGQPIPVWQAYYTSIWANQKSPKEVEVGQFSASDLKNFHDTTNHYAALASSVTGLPFRFFGQNTANPAAEGAIRADESRLISNTEDKNEAQGVGIGWLMSLYERFRTGEWPAAGLAMKVEWRNPATPTKAEEADFIQKLNGGTPVLSREGSWDEMGWDEARKDRERGYFEQEASDPVLDRLTRNLNVDNANADDPASLG; encoded by the coding sequence GTGACCGTCGCTCTGCGAACGACCCTCAGCTCCGACGAGCGGGACATGATCGGCAAGCTCAATGCGAAGCTGCACAAGCTGCAGCCGCGGGACAGGCTGAACGAGGCGTACTTCGAAGGTGAGCAGCGGCTCAAGCAGATCGGTATCGCTGTCCCGCCGGAACTGCGGGTGTTCGAGTTGGTCGTCAACTGGAACCGAATGTACGTCGGCGAGATAGCGCGTCGGCAGAAGATCAAGTCGATCATGGTCCCAGGTGGGAAGAAGAAGCGGAGCAAGGCGCTGCAGGAGGGCTTCGACGCGAACAATCTCTCTTCGGAGATCGGCCTCCTGAACACGGAGACGATGATCTTCGGTCGCTGCTTCGGCACCGTGGGAACGAACGACGAGGACGCGGGGCACCCCCGGATCGCTATCGAGTCGCCGACCCAGATGTCCTGCCTGATCGACCGCGGCCGCCGACGGATGGATGCGGCGTTCCGGCAGTACCGTACGGAGGAGGGGCAGCGCGTCGGCACACTCCTGCTGCCGGACAGGACCATCCAGGTCGTGGCCGGCCGCGGGGGTTGGGAGATCGACGAGGTCGGAGACGACACCGGTGTCGACGACCACGGACTGGGTCGTGTCCCCGTGGTGTTGTTCCTCAACCGCCGGCGCCTGAGCAAGTGGACCGGAACGTCCGAGATGGCGGACCTGATCCCGCTCGTCGACGCCGCGGCTCGTGCGTTGACCAACCTTCAGGTCGCGCTGGAGACGCACTCGGTGCCGCAGAAGTGGGTCCTGGGCCTGTCGAAGGGCGACTTCGTTGACAAGAATGGGCAGCCGATCCCGGTGTGGCAGGCGTACTACACGTCGATCTGGGCGAACCAGAAGTCTCCGAAGGAAGTAGAGGTCGGCCAGTTCTCCGCCTCGGACTTGAAGAACTTCCACGACACGACGAATCACTATGCGGCGTTGGCGTCGTCGGTGACCGGGTTGCCGTTCCGGTTCTTCGGTCAGAACACCGCGAACCCGGCCGCTGAAGGTGCGATCCGGGCGGATGAGTCCCGGCTGATCTCGAATACCGAGGACAAGAACGAGGCCCAGGGCGTCGGCATCGGCTGGTTGATGTCGCTGTACGAGCGTTTCCGCACCGGTGAGTGGCCGGCTGCGGGCCTGGCGATGAAGGTCGAGTGGCGCAACCCGGCCACCCCGACGAAGGCCGAGGAGGCCGACTTCATCCAGAAGCTCAACGGCGGAACACCAGTTCTGTCCCGTGAGGGCTCGTGGGACGAGATGGGCTGGGACGAGGCACGCAAGGACCGCGAGCGCGGCTACTTCGAACAGGAAGCATCCGATCCGGTCCTCGACCGACTCACCCGGAACCTGAACGTCGACAACGCGAACGCCGATGACCCCGCAAGCCTCGGCTGA
- a CDS encoding potassium transporter, which yields MDLQIKTETFGQDDQSWLASAHGTDTARNINISVATFTAGTHYPDGWLKSGLPLKKVAGGRYGLWSNGDTDPIEGHLFTATKVPAGATVVVGALLWHGAALVAKLPTSVNAAGQATARDIRYF from the coding sequence ATGGATCTGCAGATCAAGACCGAAACCTTCGGGCAGGACGACCAGTCCTGGCTCGCGTCCGCGCATGGAACGGACACCGCACGCAACATCAACATCAGCGTCGCAACGTTCACCGCGGGCACCCACTACCCCGACGGCTGGCTGAAGTCGGGCCTGCCGCTGAAGAAGGTCGCCGGCGGCCGATACGGGCTGTGGTCCAACGGCGACACCGACCCGATCGAAGGGCACCTCTTCACCGCGACGAAGGTCCCTGCGGGAGCCACCGTCGTCGTCGGCGCCCTCCTGTGGCACGGCGCCGCACTCGTGGCGAAGCTGCCCACGTCCGTCAACGCAGCTGGCCAGGCCACTGCCCGGGACATCCGCTACTTCTAA
- a CDS encoding major capsid protein: MALVLNSDYITPVELTGYVREALADRPINDLALIDDLLPDLVVDDVDFRANITERGLKRMAKFRTWDVEAPQSKRKGIKRISGELPPISEKRRLGEYDRLRLRKADTAIINLIQDDAVELADALRTRLIVAKAQALTTAKVNLAEDGLEIEVDFGRNAGHTVVAGTVWSGAGDPIGDQESWFSTFRVSNSGNPIRAITSQRVMSNLMKNAAIRAYCLPPGSTQGIVTREQVNALFTSFGHPAFEIFDAQVEDFDGDPLRLIPDDSVLYTGASKIGETLWGTTAEAIEPDYGIDASEAPGIVVGSYIDNDPVGRWTKASGVGLPILGNANATMIAKVL, translated from the coding sequence ATGGCACTTGTACTGAACAGCGACTACATCACCCCGGTCGAGCTGACCGGTTACGTGCGTGAAGCGCTCGCTGACCGACCCATCAACGACCTCGCGCTGATCGACGATCTGCTGCCCGACCTCGTAGTTGACGATGTCGACTTCCGGGCAAACATCACCGAGCGTGGCCTCAAGCGCATGGCGAAGTTCCGCACCTGGGACGTTGAGGCTCCGCAGTCGAAGCGGAAGGGCATCAAGCGGATCTCCGGTGAGCTGCCCCCGATCTCGGAGAAGCGCCGACTCGGTGAATACGACCGGCTGCGCCTTCGGAAGGCGGACACCGCGATCATTAACCTCATCCAGGACGACGCCGTCGAACTGGCGGATGCGCTGCGTACCCGCCTCATCGTGGCCAAGGCGCAGGCGCTGACGACCGCGAAGGTCAACCTCGCCGAGGATGGCCTGGAGATCGAGGTGGACTTCGGCCGCAATGCCGGTCACACGGTCGTGGCCGGCACGGTCTGGTCCGGCGCGGGGGATCCGATCGGCGACCAGGAGAGCTGGTTCTCGACGTTCCGGGTCTCGAACTCGGGCAACCCGATCCGGGCCATCACCTCGCAGCGAGTGATGTCCAACCTGATGAAGAACGCCGCCATCCGGGCCTACTGCCTGCCCCCGGGCTCGACGCAGGGCATCGTGACCCGCGAACAGGTCAACGCCCTGTTCACCTCATTCGGGCACCCGGCGTTCGAGATCTTCGATGCCCAGGTCGAGGACTTCGACGGCGATCCGTTGCGCCTGATCCCGGACGATTCGGTCCTCTACACCGGCGCCTCCAAGATCGGTGAGACGCTGTGGGGCACCACTGCGGAAGCCATCGAGCCGGACTACGGCATCGACGCATCCGAGGCCCCGGGCATCGTCGTCGGTTCCTACATCGACAACGACCCGGTCGGCCGCTGGACCAAGGCGTCCGGTGTCGGCCTGCCGATCCTCGGCAACGCCAACGCGACCATGATCGCGAAGGTGCTCTGA
- a CDS encoding HK97 gp10 family phage protein, protein MVARLTIYDGRARAETFEISFEDRLEIGWTIADESRADAPVLTGDYRDGITVETDGQRVFVADTDEDAVFKEYGTVDTPPHAVLTNKARRYGDYRGWEPK, encoded by the coding sequence ATGGTGGCCCGACTCACCATTTATGACGGTCGGGCCCGGGCGGAGACCTTCGAGATTTCATTCGAGGACAGGCTCGAGATCGGCTGGACGATCGCGGACGAGTCACGTGCCGACGCGCCGGTGTTGACCGGCGACTACCGGGACGGGATCACCGTCGAGACGGACGGGCAACGGGTGTTCGTCGCCGATACCGACGAGGACGCGGTCTTCAAGGAATACGGCACGGTCGACACTCCGCCGCATGCGGTGTTGACGAACAAGGCTCGCCGATACGGCGACTACCGCGGATGGGAGCCGAAGTGA
- a CDS encoding phage tail tape measure protein — MAGGRIDIEVGVNTRDVPNQLERGLQPAVGAATKFAGAFGLALGAAGAASVAKQIITIGNDYTTTLNTMSAVSGATASQMAAVSARAKELGNDIELPNTSASDAAAAMTELAKGGFTVEQSMSAAKGTLQLAAAAQIDAASAATIQSQALQAFGLSADYAGKTADVLANTANASSAEMTDVAYGLQQAGAVANQFGLTIEDTAATLGVLSNAGIQGSDAGTLLKSTLLALTDTSNPAQGAIKDLGLTVYDAQGKFVGMSSLFGQLDEAAKNMTPEMYQAATATLFGSDAMRLAGIAAQQGAGGFDSMLESVNRQGAAAEVAAAKTQGLPGAMAAAQNAAETLGLKVYELVDGPLESFATNAAGKISGATDGIIGGLQNAGEVIGPVVDTVGKLVSAFTDLPVPVQAAAVAFAAVKTFDVDDTLSSWADTAAEKVGGLADTFKGFREEMEVQQSLAAQSSAEFDGLGESLSENAEPLGEWAAGLATLEARVPAINEMGESYRRVTGRTRDWATEQRALGTATGGLRGTLRQAGASVGQFAGVVGGAALAGTRGLAGAAKGLINVMGGPWVAGIMAASWAIGQIAAKHAEAEQKAREQEAAEKALQSTLDAQTGKITMETKRKIAEDAEASGDLERLQSYGLDVRDYVKAATGDEAAYGRVATVGRENVDKGLEGQKTFHEESYAGAGIQREELVSGLLKEGDSWDTLNQKIDRYNAVQRTLAQAGAPYKPAIASLQELIDGMDDGNESAVTLTQNINTQKESLDRVSQAQLDSNKALGEAIPVTDQLRAKFNEFGATVESVPDEKTVIVRGLTDEAKKKVEELGFSVEEMEDGSFRIVANSDEAKAVLADMIGRINLLNNAKAIPSVALDKTGFELSALQTDQILKMLDNETASPETRLIMDGIREGKQLTLADLQAISATTADPKVVIALADFLRDVTTVNTELNKAAEPRNVQLYIETIDRVNNTARAEGYSYNLDQYGREAGGRLPGFAVGGRMPARTAVDDIYAVLPDGTPIAKVNGKEWVVNDEMSERYDKELAMINAGTFPKLPGFEAGGRLARDRIEDVGAKMDGVPYDLGGASFAGADCSGFVAMLQRAARGEENPQGRLGTTYDLLAGSWPDLVPGSKGPFVVGTSEEHMAATVFGTNYESGGSYGAAKVGGSVGAFDAQFGNNQFYLPWEKFWPPITSESAEDTGTAGGDISTSRSDSSKKKATWTESDEKKLQSAAIAVQQAKEAQERTNANPKKTDADRDQAQNKVERAELRVKELEEKRDAAKAGKDAPPAPEAPDLSTSYTDDQLSLRQAERAVEKARLDRNEVYDDPESTQGQKDEADDQLQSAINALAEQKKGKSKGTSDSSLPSSWAEFFGEIGKEFISSNVSDVLGYYGVGDMGPLAQAGIAIGQAAGKGFRDEAEQAGVGADTLPLANIPISDTEAKTQLPVTPGVDGWVNDTIKALGTQVPDELMKAFRTQVPLYDTGGIWPTGTPGFNASGHDELVLTHEQRQVAGQDFALLSSLSSSFAAARSGQSAQPAASSGSVFDRMRPITVNANGADRREVAAGIRSAQVEDRWRLEQIRGISG, encoded by the coding sequence GTGGCCGGTGGCCGGATCGACATCGAGGTCGGCGTCAATACGAGAGATGTCCCGAACCAGCTCGAACGCGGATTGCAGCCCGCTGTGGGCGCCGCGACCAAGTTCGCAGGTGCGTTCGGTCTGGCTCTCGGTGCGGCGGGCGCCGCTTCTGTTGCGAAGCAGATCATCACGATCGGCAACGACTACACCACCACCCTGAACACCATGTCGGCCGTGTCCGGTGCAACCGCCTCGCAGATGGCGGCGGTGTCGGCGCGGGCGAAGGAACTCGGCAACGACATCGAGTTGCCGAACACCTCCGCATCCGATGCAGCCGCGGCGATGACCGAACTTGCCAAGGGCGGGTTCACGGTCGAGCAGTCGATGTCGGCGGCGAAGGGGACGCTGCAGCTGGCGGCTGCGGCGCAGATCGATGCGGCCTCGGCTGCCACGATCCAGTCGCAGGCGCTGCAGGCATTCGGGCTCAGCGCCGACTATGCGGGCAAGACCGCGGACGTGCTCGCGAATACGGCGAATGCCTCGTCGGCCGAAATGACCGATGTGGCATACGGTTTGCAGCAGGCCGGTGCCGTAGCCAACCAGTTCGGGCTGACGATTGAGGACACGGCCGCCACCCTCGGCGTGCTGTCGAACGCGGGCATCCAGGGCTCGGACGCCGGAACGCTGCTCAAGTCGACGCTTCTCGCGCTCACTGATACCTCGAATCCTGCGCAGGGCGCGATCAAGGATCTCGGCCTTACCGTGTACGACGCCCAGGGCAAGTTCGTGGGCATGTCGTCGCTGTTCGGTCAGCTCGACGAAGCCGCGAAGAACATGACGCCCGAGATGTATCAGGCGGCGACTGCGACTCTGTTCGGGTCCGATGCCATGCGCCTCGCGGGTATCGCTGCCCAGCAGGGCGCCGGCGGTTTCGACTCCATGCTCGAATCGGTGAACCGGCAAGGGGCAGCCGCCGAGGTCGCTGCGGCGAAGACCCAGGGGCTGCCCGGTGCCATGGCCGCCGCACAGAACGCTGCGGAAACTCTCGGCCTGAAGGTCTATGAACTGGTCGATGGACCTCTCGAGTCCTTCGCGACGAACGCAGCGGGCAAGATCTCCGGGGCAACGGACGGGATCATCGGCGGTCTTCAGAACGCCGGCGAGGTCATCGGTCCCGTTGTCGACACTGTCGGCAAACTCGTCTCCGCGTTCACTGATCTGCCGGTCCCTGTGCAGGCAGCAGCGGTGGCATTCGCTGCAGTCAAGACCTTCGACGTGGACGACACCCTGTCGTCCTGGGCCGACACCGCCGCCGAGAAGGTTGGTGGACTGGCGGACACCTTCAAGGGTTTCCGTGAGGAGATGGAGGTCCAGCAGTCCCTGGCCGCCCAGTCGTCGGCCGAGTTCGACGGCCTGGGCGAGTCGCTGTCGGAGAACGCAGAGCCGCTCGGCGAGTGGGCCGCCGGTCTCGCGACCCTCGAAGCTCGAGTGCCGGCCATCAACGAAATGGGCGAGTCGTACCGGCGGGTCACCGGTCGCACGCGGGACTGGGCGACTGAACAGCGCGCGCTGGGTACGGCGACTGGTGGTCTCCGTGGCACCCTGCGGCAGGCTGGCGCGTCGGTCGGTCAGTTCGCCGGCGTTGTCGGCGGCGCAGCGCTGGCTGGAACACGGGGTCTGGCGGGGGCGGCCAAGGGATTGATCAACGTCATGGGTGGCCCGTGGGTCGCCGGGATCATGGCTGCGTCGTGGGCGATCGGTCAGATTGCCGCCAAGCACGCTGAGGCTGAGCAGAAGGCCCGCGAGCAGGAGGCAGCGGAGAAGGCGCTGCAGTCAACCCTCGACGCTCAGACCGGCAAGATCACCATGGAGACGAAGCGCAAGATCGCCGAGGACGCGGAAGCGTCAGGTGACCTCGAGCGTCTCCAGTCCTATGGTCTTGACGTCCGGGACTACGTGAAGGCCGCGACAGGCGACGAGGCTGCGTACGGTCGTGTCGCGACGGTGGGTCGAGAGAATGTCGACAAAGGGCTCGAGGGTCAGAAGACGTTCCACGAAGAGTCCTACGCGGGCGCCGGTATCCAGCGGGAAGAGTTGGTATCCGGACTCCTGAAAGAGGGCGACTCCTGGGACACCCTGAACCAGAAGATCGACCGCTACAACGCGGTGCAGCGGACCCTCGCGCAGGCGGGCGCACCGTACAAGCCCGCGATCGCAAGCCTTCAAGAGTTGATCGACGGGATGGACGACGGCAACGAGTCCGCCGTCACCCTGACCCAGAACATCAACACCCAGAAGGAATCGCTGGACCGGGTCTCGCAAGCCCAGCTCGACAGCAACAAGGCACTCGGTGAGGCGATCCCAGTCACCGATCAACTTCGCGCGAAGTTCAACGAGTTCGGTGCCACAGTCGAGTCGGTCCCCGACGAAAAGACTGTCATCGTCCGCGGTCTGACGGACGAGGCGAAGAAGAAGGTCGAGGAACTCGGCTTCTCCGTCGAGGAGATGGAAGACGGATCCTTCCGGATCGTCGCCAATTCCGATGAGGCGAAGGCCGTCCTGGCCGACATGATCGGCCGGATCAACCTCCTCAACAACGCGAAGGCCATCCCGAGCGTCGCCCTGGACAAGACCGGTTTCGAACTGTCCGCACTTCAGACGGATCAGATCCTGAAGATGCTCGACAATGAAACCGCCTCGCCCGAAACGCGATTGATCATGGATGGCATCCGGGAGGGTAAGCAACTCACCCTCGCCGACCTCCAGGCCATCAGCGCCACGACCGCGGACCCGAAGGTCGTCATCGCGCTTGCCGACTTCCTTCGCGATGTCACCACGGTCAACACTGAGCTGAACAAGGCAGCCGAGCCGCGGAACGTTCAGCTGTACATCGAAACGATCGACCGGGTGAACAACACCGCCCGGGCCGAGGGGTACAGCTACAACCTCGACCAGTACGGGCGCGAGGCCGGTGGCCGGTTGCCTGGATTCGCAGTCGGTGGTCGGATGCCCGCACGGACAGCGGTCGACGACATCTACGCGGTCCTTCCCGACGGCACCCCGATCGCGAAGGTGAACGGCAAAGAGTGGGTCGTCAACGACGAAATGTCGGAGAGGTACGACAAAGAGCTGGCGATGATCAACGCCGGCACCTTCCCGAAGCTGCCCGGATTCGAGGCCGGCGGCCGACTCGCCAGGGACCGTATCGAGGACGTCGGCGCCAAAATGGATGGCGTCCCATACGACCTGGGTGGTGCGTCGTTTGCTGGCGCTGACTGCTCGGGATTCGTGGCGATGCTCCAACGTGCTGCGCGCGGCGAGGAGAATCCCCAGGGGCGCCTGGGCACGACCTACGACCTCCTCGCTGGGAGCTGGCCGGATCTCGTTCCCGGATCCAAGGGCCCGTTCGTCGTCGGTACCAGCGAAGAGCACATGGCCGCGACGGTATTCGGGACGAACTACGAATCGGGTGGTTCGTACGGTGCGGCGAAGGTCGGCGGAAGTGTTGGCGCGTTCGATGCCCAGTTCGGCAACAACCAGTTCTACCTGCCTTGGGAGAAGTTCTGGCCGCCAATCACCTCGGAGTCCGCCGAGGACACCGGTACTGCGGGCGGCGACATCTCGACGTCACGGTCCGACTCGTCGAAGAAGAAGGCGACATGGACCGAGTCGGACGAGAAGAAACTCCAGTCCGCCGCCATCGCGGTGCAGCAGGCGAAGGAAGCACAGGAGCGCACCAACGCCAACCCGAAGAAGACCGACGCCGACCGCGACCAGGCGCAGAACAAGGTCGAACGAGCCGAACTCCGAGTCAAGGAACTCGAGGAGAAGAGGGACGCCGCGAAGGCGGGCAAGGACGCCCCGCCGGCACCGGAGGCCCCGGACCTGTCCACCTCCTACACCGACGATCAGCTGAGCCTTCGGCAGGCAGAGCGAGCGGTGGAGAAGGCGCGCCTCGATCGGAACGAGGTCTACGACGACCCCGAGTCCACTCAGGGACAGAAGGACGAGGCGGACGACCAACTTCAGTCGGCGATCAACGCGCTCGCCGAACAGAAGAAGGGCAAGTCCAAGGGCACGTCAGACTCATCGCTGCCGAGTTCGTGGGCCGAGTTCTTCGGTGAGATCGGCAAGGAATTCATCAGCAGTAATGTCAGCGATGTCCTCGGCTACTACGGCGTGGGCGACATGGGCCCGCTCGCCCAGGCAGGCATCGCGATCGGCCAGGCCGCGGGGAAGGGGTTCCGGGACGAAGCAGAACAAGCAGGGGTCGGTGCCGACACGCTGCCGTTGGCGAACATTCCGATCAGCGACACCGAGGCCAAGACGCAGCTGCCGGTCACACCGGGAGTGGACGGCTGGGTCAACGACACGATCAAGGCCCTGGGTACCCAGGTTCCCGACGAGCTGATGAAGGCCTTCCGCACTCAGGTTCCGTTGTACGACACGGGCGGGATCTGGCCAACCGGAACACCGGGGTTCAATGCGTCGGGTCACGACGAGTTGGTGCTCACCCATGAGCAGCGCCAAGTCGCCGGCCAAGACTTCGCGTTGCTCAGCTCCCTCTCATCGTCATTCGCCGCTGCCCGCTCAGGGCAATCCGCACAACCGGCAGCGTCGTCGGGGAGCGTGTTCGACCGGATGCGTCCGATCACCGTCAACGCGAATGGCGCCGACCGCCGAGAAGTGGCGGCCGGAATCCGCTCCGCTCAGGTCGAAGACCGGTGGAGGCTCGAACAGATCAGGGGGATTTCAGGGTGA
- a CDS encoding N-acetylmuramoyl-L-alanine amidase translates to MTWTGDPIWLADVLRAEGLNVIEHDGWRDRGHGDFLDIRGVLCHHTAGGGSNDWRIVQNGRPDLEGPLAQLVLERDGAWRIIAVGVCWHAGRGSWPGWPTNNANFHTIGVEAVSRGDGSDWTPVQLASYKRGCAAIMRKLGRRAA, encoded by the coding sequence ATGACCTGGACTGGTGACCCCATCTGGCTCGCAGACGTACTGCGCGCCGAGGGGCTCAACGTCATCGAACACGACGGCTGGCGCGACCGCGGACACGGGGACTTCCTCGACATCCGCGGTGTCCTGTGCCACCACACCGCCGGCGGCGGAAGCAACGACTGGCGCATCGTCCAGAACGGCCGCCCCGACCTCGAAGGCCCACTCGCGCAGCTGGTCCTTGAGCGGGATGGAGCCTGGCGGATCATCGCGGTGGGCGTCTGCTGGCACGCCGGCCGCGGATCCTGGCCCGGCTGGCCCACGAACAACGCCAATTTCCACACCATCGGCGTCGAGGCCGTCTCCCGCGGCGACGGATCCGACTGGACCCCGGTGCAGCTCGCCTCCTACAAACGCGGCTGCGCGGCGATCATGCGCAAGCTCGGACGGAGGGCCGCCTGA
- a CDS encoding phage holin, translated as MSTLDTIRHTIPAAARDRIYTYATAAVLMVAGLGYISQEEAALWVAVTGASIVLLFALLHSTSPWRTALYALLATLAPLALWYSIGTETGWTAVLTFAATIFGITRAAAKTPVVIDGQVEGVTDTEL; from the coding sequence ATGAGCACCCTCGACACAATCCGCCACACCATCCCGGCGGCAGCTCGGGACCGGATCTACACCTACGCCACTGCGGCGGTGCTGATGGTCGCTGGCCTGGGCTACATCTCGCAGGAGGAGGCGGCCCTCTGGGTGGCGGTCACCGGTGCCTCGATCGTCTTGCTGTTCGCCCTGCTGCACTCCACCTCGCCGTGGCGTACCGCCCTGTACGCGCTGCTAGCAACGCTCGCACCGCTCGCATTGTGGTATTCCATCGGTACAGAAACCGGGTGGACGGCGGTCCTCACATTCGCCGCGACCATCTTCGGAATCACCAGGGCGGCCGCCAAGACTCCAGTCGTCATTGACGGACAGGTCGAGGGCGTCACCGACACGGAGCTCTGA